The sequence CGCCAGGACGAAGACCAGCGTCACGAACAGCACCGGCACCACGCCGGGGACCCGCAGGGCGTGCAGCATCTTCGGCCGCTCGCCGCGCTCCTGGCCCGGGTAGTCCGGCACGGCGGCGGCGATCCACGCCAGCAGCACGACGGTGAGCGCGGTCATCGCGAGGAAGGCCACGCGCCAGTCGGTCACCTTGCCGAGGAAGGTGCCGGCGGGCACGCCGAGGGAGAGCGCGACGGGGATGCCCGCCATCGCCACCGCGATGGCCCGGCCCTGCAGCGCCACCGGGGCCAGCCGGCGCGCGTATCCGGCGAGCAGCGCCCAGGCCAGGCCCGCCGCGACACCGGCGACGAAGCGCGCCACCATCGTCAGCCCGTACACGGAGGACAGCGCGGTGACGGTGTTGGCGACGGCGAAGCCGGCCATGGAGGTCAGCAGCAGCCGCTTGCGGTGCCAGCCGGCGGTCGCCGCCGTCAGCGGGATCGCGGTCAGCGCGGTGCCGAGGGCGTAGATGGTGACCGTCTGGCCGGTCGCGGACTCGCTCACGTTCAGGTCGTCGCTCATGGACGGGAGCAGACCGGCGGGCAGGGTCTCGGTGAGGCTCGTGATGAACACGGCGGTGGCGAGGGCCAGCAGGGCGAACAGGGGCAGCTTCTGCTGCTCGCCGGCGCCCGGCCGGCCCGTCTCGGCGCCGGTCCGCACGGGCGAACCGGCCGCGGTATCGGGTGTGGTGCTCATGGGGTGTGCTCCAGGGTTTCGGGGACGGAGTGGGTGAACGCTCGGGGTGGGTCCCAGGGGCCGGGCGAACCCGGAGGGCCGGGAGGTCCGGGGCTCGTCGGCCGGGGCCGCCGTCGGGCCGGCCGCGGCTGCCGGTACGCCGGCCCGGGCCGCCGGTACGCCGTCATGACCGGCTCAGGCCGCCGTCGACCGGCAGGCGGGCCCCGGTGGTGAACGTGGCGTCGGTGGCCAGGAACAGCGCGGCCCGGGCGACCTCCTCGGCGGCGCCGAGGCGGCCCAGGGGCGGCAGCGGCACGCCGTTGCCGCCCGGCGCCTCGATACAGCCCGGCGCCACGGCGTTGACGCGGATGGCCCGGGAGACCAGTTCGCCGGCCAGCGCGTGCACGGCGGCGGGCGAGGGCGCCGGGGTCATGAGGACGACCGCGCCACCGTCCCTGAGGCGTGCCAGCAGCGGCCGCGCGGTGCCCACGACATCCGCGAACAGCCAGTCGACGACACCGCCGGGACCCAGGCAGGCGGTCACGTCGGAGGGCGCGACCACCCGGGCGGCGGAGCCCAGTTCGCCGCCCAGGCGGTCCCGCTCCTCCGTGGTGCGGGCGGTCAGCACGACCTGGGCGCCGCCCTCCACCAGACGCTTGGCCACGGCCAGCCCGATGGCGGTGGCCTCTCCGACGACTACGGCCGTCCGGCCCGCGTACTTGGTCATGCCGCTTCCTCTTCCTTCGCCGCACCTGCCACAACGGCTCGGTGGAAACGACCTTGCGCCCCGGCGCTTCGGGAAAGCTTCGGAACGGCTTACGGCCCGCTCACGGGCGCCCGGCACCGGCTGACGGACGGCTGACGCACGACCGGCAGCCGCGAGAAACCGCTGGTGGACGCCGTAGGGCCCGGGTGGATACCCGACCGGACCGGCTCCGTGACGTACAGTGACGCACATGCGGTTTGGGGTGCTCGGCCCACTGACGGTGTGGGACGACGAGGGGGTGGCCGTCAGGGTTCCCGAGGCGAAGGTCCGGGCGCTGCTCGCCGCCCTGCTCGCACACGACGGCGGACCGGTCTCCGCCGACCGGCTGATCCACGACCTCTGGGGCGACCGGCCGCCGGGCCGGCCCGCCGGCGCGCTCCAGGCGAAGGTCTCGCAACTGCGCCGGGTGCTGGGCCGGGACCGGGTGCTGCTCCAGCCGGCCGGCTACCGGCTGCGGCTGGAGGACACCGACGAGGTGGACGCCGACCGGTTCCGCGACCTGGTGGACCGGGCCCGCGCCGTCGCCGGCCCCGACGACCGGGCCGCGCTGCTCACCGAGGCCCTCGGACTGTGGCGGGGGCCCGCCTACGCCGACTTCGCCGACCACGCGTTCGTGCGCGGGGCCGCGCAGCGCCTGACCGACCAGCGGCTGTCCGTGCTGGAGGAGCAGGCCGAGGCCCGCCTCGCGGCCGGCGAACACGTGCTCCTCGCCGGGGAGCTGGCCGACCTGGTGGCCCGGCACCCGCTGCGGGAACGGTTGCGCGCGCTCCAGATACGGGCGCTGTACGCGGCGGGCCGGCAGAGCGAGGCCCTCGCGGCCTACGAGGACCTGCGCGCCCGGCTGGTGGCCGACCTCGGAGTCGAGCCGAGCCCCGAACTCGCCGCGCTGCACCAGGCGGTGCTCCGCCAGGACCCCGCGCTGACCCGCCCGCCCCGCCCCGCCGAAGCCCCGGCGCCCGCCGCACCGGCACCCGCCGCACCGGACCCGGCCCCGCCCACCGCGCCCGCCCCCTCCAACCTGCCCGCCTCCCTCACCCCTCTCATCGGCCGCCGCGACGCGCTCGACGAGGTCTCCGCACTGCTGCGCGCCACCCGGCTGGTGACCCTCACCGGCCCCGGCGGAGTGGGCAAGACCCGGCTGGCCGTGGCCGCGGCCGACGCCCTGCTCGGCGGCACGTCCGCCACCGAACTCCCCGACGGTGCCTGGTTCGTGGAGTTCTCCGGCGTCCGCGGCGGGGCCGTCGCCGACCTCGCCCAGGTCGTCGCCGCCTCCCTCGGCATCAGCGACCACGCGCCCTCCGCCGTACCCGTCTCCGGCGCCGGCACCCGCTCCCCCGCGCACCACCTCGCCGCCGTCCTGCGCGACCGCCGCACCCTGCTCGTCCTCGACAACTGCGAGCACGTCGTGGACGCCGCCGCCGAACTCACCACCCTCCTCCTGCGCACCGCGCCCGGCCTGCGCGTCCTGGCCACCAGCCAGGAACCGCTGGGCCTGCCGGGCGAGGAGGTGTTCCTGGTCGAGCCGCTGCCCACCGACGACGCGGTACGGCTGTTCACCCAGCGTGCCGCCGCCGCGGCCCCCGGCTTCTCGCTCGCGCCCGACGCCTGCGACGACTCCGACCGGGCCGCCGTCACGGAGATCTGCCGCCGCCTGGACGGCATCCCGCTCGCCCTGGAACTGGCGGCGACCCGGGTCCGCGCGCTGGGCGTGCGCGAACTGGCGGCCCGGCTCGGCGACCGGTTCCAGCTGCTGACCTCCGGACGGCGCGGCGCGCCCGAACGCCAGCAGACGCTGCGCGCGGTGATCGACTGGAGCTGGGAACTGCTCAGCGCGCCCGAGCGCATCGTGCTGCGCCGGCTGGCCGCGTTCAGCGACGGCTGCGACCTCCGGGCGGCCGAGGCGGTGTGCGCGGGCGACGGCGTGGCCTGCCCCGAGGTGCCCGACCTGGTGACCCGGCTGGTCGACCGGTCCCTGGTGGTCGTCGTGACCGGCCCGGCCGGCCCGCGCTACCGGCTGCTGGAGTCCGTCGCCGCCTACGCCACCGAGCGGCTGCACGACATGGAGGACCTCGCCGCCGTACGCGACCGGCATCTGCGCCACTACCTCGCGCTCGCCGAACGCGCCGAGCCCGAGCTGCGCGGCCCCGGGCAGCGGTCCTGGCTCGCCCGGCTCGACGCCGAGTCCGGCAATCTGCGCTCGGCCCTGGACGAGGCCGTGCGCCGGGCCGCCGCCGGGGACCCGGAGCAGGCGGTGCGGCTGGCCACCGCGCTGGCCTGGTGGTGGCTGCTGCGCGGCCGGCTCGCCCAGGCCCGTCGCAGCCTGCGCGCGGTGCTGGACACCACGACGACGGCCCCGGACCGCGACCGGTCCGAACTGACGCTGCTGTACACGGCGTTCGCCCTGCTCACCGGCGACCGCGACCCGGCCGACACCCTGCCGGACGAACCCGTCGGCGCCGACCCGGTACGGCGGGC comes from Streptomyces sp. SCL15-4 and encodes:
- a CDS encoding MFS transporter: MSTTPDTAAGSPVRTGAETGRPGAGEQQKLPLFALLALATAVFITSLTETLPAGLLPSMSDDLNVSESATGQTVTIYALGTALTAIPLTAATAGWHRKRLLLTSMAGFAVANTVTALSSVYGLTMVARFVAGVAAGLAWALLAGYARRLAPVALQGRAIAVAMAGIPVALSLGVPAGTFLGKVTDWRVAFLAMTALTVVLLAWIAAAVPDYPGQERGERPKMLHALRVPGVVPVLFVTLVFVLAHTIIYAYIATFLDDLGMGGNTDLVLLVFGIASLASIWIVGAQIHHRLRVLTIASSLLVAVAAAVLAVFADQTALVYLAAVLWGLGWGGVPTLLQTAAGDAGGEKAADAAQAMLVTLWNVAMAGGGVIGGVLLDLTGSDSLPWSVLLLMLPVIAVVVLARGHGFPAKRPVA
- a CDS encoding SDR family NAD(P)-dependent oxidoreductase — encoded protein: MTKYAGRTAVVVGEATAIGLAVAKRLVEGGAQVVLTARTTEERDRLGGELGSAARVVAPSDVTACLGPGGVVDWLFADVVGTARPLLARLRDGGAVVLMTPAPSPAAVHALAGELVSRAIRVNAVAPGCIEAPGGNGVPLPPLGRLGAAEEVARAALFLATDATFTTGARLPVDGGLSRS
- a CDS encoding ATP-binding protein codes for the protein MRFGVLGPLTVWDDEGVAVRVPEAKVRALLAALLAHDGGPVSADRLIHDLWGDRPPGRPAGALQAKVSQLRRVLGRDRVLLQPAGYRLRLEDTDEVDADRFRDLVDRARAVAGPDDRAALLTEALGLWRGPAYADFADHAFVRGAAQRLTDQRLSVLEEQAEARLAAGEHVLLAGELADLVARHPLRERLRALQIRALYAAGRQSEALAAYEDLRARLVADLGVEPSPELAALHQAVLRQDPALTRPPRPAEAPAPAAPAPAAPDPAPPTAPAPSNLPASLTPLIGRRDALDEVSALLRATRLVTLTGPGGVGKTRLAVAAADALLGGTSATELPDGAWFVEFSGVRGGAVADLAQVVAASLGISDHAPSAVPVSGAGTRSPAHHLAAVLRDRRTLLVLDNCEHVVDAAAELTTLLLRTAPGLRVLATSQEPLGLPGEEVFLVEPLPTDDAVRLFTQRAAAAAPGFSLAPDACDDSDRAAVTEICRRLDGIPLALELAATRVRALGVRELAARLGDRFQLLTSGRRGAPERQQTLRAVIDWSWELLSAPERIVLRRLAAFSDGCDLRAAEAVCAGDGVACPEVPDLVTRLVDRSLVVVVTGPAGPRYRLLESVAAYATERLHDMEDLAAVRDRHLRHYLALAERAEPELRGPGQRSWLARLDAESGNLRSALDEAVRRAAAGDPEQAVRLATALAWWWLLRGRLAQARRSLRAVLDTTTTAPDRDRSELTLLYTAFALLTGDRDPADTLPDEPVGADPVRRARSLWLCAYGLFSAGAVADSGELNDRALSLFTRAGDQWGTAAALGLRATLALIRGDLAGLGRDGRRSAALFRELGDRWGELQTVSPLAALAEIKGEYEEAVNRQYEGLRMARELGLAAEVSARLSGLGRLALLSHDWDRARDLHEQALRSAAEQGYTYGEIHAGMGLALGARRSGDLDAAEARLRHLREGYADVSSQAGDHLLLAELGFVAELRGDADGAAAHHLRGLEVARAIGEPRALALSLEGLAGAAALRGTEPAATRAALLLGAADAARRSVGAPLPPAERTDVDRIERAARAVLGEAAFTRSFGRGAGLSPEEALRETAPAVDGARG